One Alteromonas sp. KC3 DNA segment encodes these proteins:
- a CDS encoding ornithine carbamoyltransferase, which translates to MKQDLLTFADWTPDAMQQLLQLAVEIKQAPASYSNVLAGKSVVALFEKPSLRTRVSFDIGINKLGGHMVYLDVQSGKLAGREDAVDTAANLACWADAIVARVFSHTTLETFSKAANVPVINALCDKYHPCQGLADYLTMFERFGKTEGLTMAYVGDGNNVTHSLLIVGALLGCNQVVVTPKGHEADADIVAQAQAIADKTGVSIVQSHDLSAANGADVIYTDTWLSMGDDTPLADIKEKFAPYQVNEALMEATGASYVMHCQPAHRDLEITGSLIDSDKSLLMQQAENRMHGQNAILTQLLSA; encoded by the coding sequence ATGAAACAGGACCTACTTACCTTTGCAGACTGGACACCAGATGCAATGCAACAGTTGCTGCAACTAGCAGTAGAAATTAAACAAGCCCCTGCAAGCTACAGCAATGTACTGGCAGGAAAGTCTGTAGTTGCCCTGTTTGAGAAACCGTCTTTACGCACCCGCGTGAGCTTTGATATTGGTATTAATAAGCTTGGTGGTCACATGGTGTATTTAGATGTGCAATCGGGCAAATTGGCTGGTCGTGAAGATGCTGTTGATACTGCGGCGAACTTAGCCTGCTGGGCCGATGCTATTGTGGCGCGCGTTTTCTCGCACACTACCCTAGAAACCTTTTCTAAGGCCGCGAATGTACCGGTGATCAATGCGCTTTGCGATAAGTATCATCCGTGCCAAGGACTTGCTGACTACCTCACTATGTTTGAACGTTTCGGCAAGACTGAAGGATTAACCATGGCGTACGTGGGTGACGGTAACAACGTTACACATTCTTTGCTGATTGTGGGCGCATTACTTGGCTGTAACCAAGTGGTCGTAACGCCAAAAGGTCACGAAGCTGATGCTGACATTGTGGCGCAAGCGCAAGCTATTGCAGATAAAACCGGTGTATCTATTGTACAAAGCCATGACTTAAGTGCCGCAAACGGTGCAGATGTCATTTATACCGATACGTGGCTATCTATGGGTGATGACACGCCGCTTGCAGATATAAAAGAGAAATTTGCACCGTATCAGGTGAATGAAGCGCTGATGGAAGCGACGGGGGCAAGCTACGTAATGCATTGCCAACCCGCCCATCGCGATTTAGAAATTACAGGCTCGTTGATTGATAGCGATAAGTCGCTGTTAATGCAGCAAGCCGAAAATAGAATGCATGGCCAGAACGCCATTCTTACTCAATTACTTAGCGCCTAG
- the argB gene encoding acetylglutamate kinase translates to MSRSPIVIKVGGALLDDAPAMARLFLSVKEVQTARPVVVVHGGGPLVETLMASLGLQSTKIDGLRVTPDEHMPYICGALAGSANKQLCAAAIASGLTPVGLSLLDGNMVVCEPLADQYGAVGVPSTADAAFLKNVLAQHTLPIISSIGSSPQGRLLNVNADQAATVIAELLDAELLLLSNVDGVLDADKMLIRELDAQSIAHYASEGVITDGMKVKVDAALASADTLQRPVFIASWIADIADILNQNTGTQIRPTNAANTKAQQAGDV, encoded by the coding sequence ATGAGCCGTTCACCAATAGTTATTAAAGTTGGCGGTGCATTACTTGATGATGCACCTGCTATGGCCCGCTTATTTTTAAGTGTTAAAGAAGTGCAAACTGCACGCCCTGTTGTTGTAGTACACGGTGGTGGCCCATTGGTTGAAACGCTTATGGCAAGTCTTGGGCTACAAAGTACTAAAATTGATGGCCTACGCGTTACTCCTGATGAACATATGCCATATATCTGTGGCGCATTAGCGGGCTCGGCTAATAAGCAATTGTGCGCCGCTGCCATCGCCAGTGGTTTAACGCCAGTGGGTCTGTCGCTGCTGGATGGCAATATGGTGGTCTGCGAGCCACTTGCCGATCAATACGGTGCGGTAGGTGTGCCGTCAACTGCAGATGCAGCGTTTCTAAAGAACGTACTCGCGCAGCATACCTTACCTATAATTAGCTCAATCGGTTCAAGCCCCCAAGGCAGATTGCTTAACGTTAATGCCGACCAAGCTGCAACGGTAATCGCTGAGCTTCTAGATGCTGAATTGCTGCTGCTCTCTAACGTAGATGGCGTGTTAGACGCGGATAAAATGCTGATACGCGAACTCGACGCACAAAGTATTGCCCATTATGCCAGTGAGGGCGTCATCACTGACGGTATGAAAGTGAAAGTCGATGCGGCTCTTGCTTCTGCAGACACCCTTCAACGCCCCGTATTTATTGCCAGCTGGATAGCTGACATTGCCGACATTCTTAACCAAAACACAGGTACACAAATAAGACCTACAAATGCTGCAAATACGAAAGCGCAGCAAGCTGGAGACGTATAA
- the argC gene encoding N-acetyl-gamma-glutamyl-phosphate reductase, whose product MYNVAIIGASGYTGAQLVQLVMQHPALALKGTYVSENSADAGKSIAQLHGNLAHVNAVLTPISDEALLELSQSVDFVFLATPHEASHDWMPILSSGRAKVLDLSGAFRLKDTDVFAQFYGFAHTQEESLNKAVYGLAEWYASDIASANIIAVPGCYPTASLSALKPLANKHLLDDSVRPVINAVSGVSGAGRKASLTTSFYEVSLQAYGVLGHRHTPEIEAYLGSPVIFTPHLGNFKRGILATVTVKVKAGVTSAQLEQAYCEAYADKPIVRLRDSFPKIDDVAHTPFVDLHWKLDETSGYAVVTAAIDNVMKGAASQAIQCLNIMTAQPVETGLVL is encoded by the coding sequence ATGTATAACGTTGCAATTATTGGTGCCAGTGGTTACACAGGAGCACAACTTGTCCAGTTGGTGATGCAGCATCCTGCACTCGCACTTAAAGGTACTTATGTATCTGAAAATAGTGCCGATGCAGGTAAGTCCATTGCCCAACTGCATGGCAATCTTGCCCATGTAAATGCGGTACTTACACCTATTTCAGATGAAGCGCTCTTGGAACTCTCACAAAGTGTGGATTTTGTCTTTTTAGCCACACCTCACGAGGCTAGCCATGACTGGATGCCAATTTTGTCGTCAGGACGTGCAAAGGTACTCGATTTATCAGGTGCGTTTAGGTTAAAAGATACTGACGTGTTTGCGCAGTTTTATGGTTTCGCCCACACTCAAGAAGAAAGCCTAAATAAAGCGGTTTATGGCCTTGCCGAATGGTATGCCAGTGATATTGCCAGCGCGAATATAATAGCCGTACCTGGCTGTTACCCTACTGCCAGTTTAAGTGCGCTTAAACCATTAGCAAACAAGCATCTACTTGATGATAGCGTAAGGCCCGTTATCAATGCCGTTTCGGGTGTATCCGGTGCCGGTAGAAAGGCCAGCCTTACTACCAGTTTTTATGAAGTAAGCCTGCAAGCCTATGGCGTATTAGGACACCGTCACACACCAGAGATAGAAGCCTACCTTGGTTCGCCAGTCATATTTACCCCACATTTAGGTAATTTCAAACGCGGTATTTTGGCCACTGTTACCGTAAAAGTAAAAGCAGGTGTAACCAGTGCTCAACTTGAACAAGCGTACTGTGAAGCCTATGCTGATAAACCTATTGTGCGTTTGCGCGACAGCTTCCCTAAAATTGATGATGTTGCGCACACCCCGTTTGTTGATTTGCATTGGAAGTTAGATGAAACATCGGGATATGCCGTGGTTACCGCAGCAATAGACAACGTCATGAAAGGCGCAGCTTCGCAAGCTATTCAATGCCTAAATATCATGACAGCACAGCCAGTAGAAACAGGGTTAGTACTATGA
- a CDS encoding methylglyoxal synthase — protein MSKLTLALVAHDHKKPELLAWVKTHIDVLKQCNLVATGTTGGLIASETGLDVTRYKSGPLGGDQQIGALIAENKLDALFFFWDPLNAAPHDPDVKALLRLCSVWNVPVACTPATADLVVTSPLFLSPDYKPVKPNF, from the coding sequence ATGAGTAAATTAACGCTAGCGCTTGTCGCTCATGATCATAAAAAGCCTGAGCTACTTGCATGGGTAAAGACACATATAGACGTGCTTAAACAATGCAATTTGGTGGCTACCGGCACAACGGGAGGGCTTATTGCAAGTGAAACTGGGCTTGATGTGACGCGTTATAAGAGCGGGCCGCTTGGTGGTGATCAACAGATTGGGGCGCTTATTGCTGAAAATAAGCTTGATGCGTTATTTTTTTTCTGGGACCCGCTTAATGCCGCACCGCACGATCCTGATGTAAAAGCATTACTTCGTTTGTGCTCTGTGTGGAATGTACCTGTGGCGTGTACACCAGCAACTGCAGACCTCGTGGTAACATCACCTTTGTTTTTATCACCGGATTACAAACCAGTAAAACCTAATTTTTAA
- a CDS encoding Spy/CpxP family protein refolding chaperone, producing the protein MKRVLIASAIVATMSVCGVASAKHAGHEMRHHEPVHNMIKHLRGLSLSDAQREEIKGLVSTFKTANPRPVFAENDIPEFELATASEAQLTEFVTQKITAKEATFFALAQLRHDIFNVLTSEQQALMLAREEKREAKRESRMQSRQESNERREAHFAKRGQSHERGHPMPFRGLDLSDEQKATLATLREDMKDAMAAHRETMRSFKEAQQALIRSSAFSKDAFDALVAQYKDELVNAGVAKAKHHQAMFAVLTEAQQSTLKEKRKEERALRDIFKS; encoded by the coding sequence ATGAAAAGAGTATTAATTGCCAGTGCGATTGTTGCCACAATGAGTGTATGTGGCGTGGCATCAGCAAAACACGCTGGCCACGAAATGCGTCATCATGAGCCTGTTCATAATATGATTAAACACTTGCGAGGCCTGTCGCTATCTGATGCGCAGCGCGAGGAAATAAAAGGTTTAGTGAGTACGTTTAAAACTGCTAACCCTCGCCCAGTGTTTGCGGAAAATGATATCCCTGAGTTTGAGTTAGCAACAGCTTCAGAGGCACAGCTCACTGAATTTGTTACACAGAAGATTACCGCAAAAGAGGCGACATTTTTCGCGCTTGCGCAGTTGCGTCACGACATCTTTAATGTGCTTACGTCAGAGCAGCAAGCTTTGATGCTAGCACGAGAAGAAAAGCGCGAAGCTAAACGCGAGTCGCGTATGCAGTCGCGTCAAGAAAGTAACGAAAGGCGTGAGGCCCATTTCGCGAAACGAGGACAGTCGCACGAACGCGGCCATCCTATGCCCTTTAGAGGCCTCGATCTCAGTGACGAGCAAAAGGCAACGCTTGCAACACTTAGAGAAGACATGAAAGATGCTATGGCGGCACATCGTGAGACCATGCGTAGTTTTAAAGAAGCGCAGCAAGCGTTAATTCGAAGCTCGGCGTTTTCAAAAGATGCATTTGATGCGTTAGTTGCTCAGTACAAAGACGAGCTGGTTAACGCAGGCGTCGCAAAAGCAAAACATCATCAAGCGATGTTTGCCGTGTTGACCGAAGCGCAGCAAAGCACACTTAAAGAAAAACGTAAGGAAGAAAGAGCGCTACGCGATATTTTCAAGTCTTAA
- a CDS encoding response regulator transcription factor, producing the protein MDQAVSELKIMSSDYQLQSVLVIDDDIELTDMLSTYLNSMGYKVKVCNDGEAGLAEAVSGHHYDLILLDVMMPKMDGFDVLKKLRASHTTPVLMLTARGDDYDRILGLEMGADDYLPKPFNHRELVARIKAIVRRHNIASLGGGAIEQDLVINGIFLSPSSQSAKVDETELTLTTTEFSILRLLMLNAAKRVTKEEISLKILGKPLQAFDRSIDMHVSNLRKKIAGAAHDEKIKTIRGVGYMLLLNKE; encoded by the coding sequence ATGGATCAGGCAGTCAGCGAGTTAAAAATTATGAGTTCAGACTATCAATTACAATCTGTGCTAGTCATCGACGATGATATTGAGCTAACCGATATGCTTTCAACTTACCTCAATAGTATGGGGTACAAAGTTAAGGTTTGTAATGATGGCGAAGCCGGTTTGGCTGAAGCGGTATCAGGACATCATTATGATTTAATATTGCTTGATGTAATGATGCCAAAAATGGACGGCTTCGACGTACTGAAAAAGTTACGAGCAAGTCATACTACACCTGTTCTAATGCTTACGGCTCGTGGCGATGATTACGATCGCATACTGGGGTTAGAAATGGGGGCTGATGATTATCTGCCTAAGCCTTTTAACCATCGAGAATTAGTGGCGCGTATTAAAGCCATCGTGCGTCGACATAATATTGCTTCGCTTGGCGGAGGTGCGATCGAGCAAGATCTTGTGATTAATGGCATATTCTTAAGCCCAAGTAGTCAGTCAGCAAAAGTTGATGAGACAGAGTTAACATTGACTACTACTGAATTTTCCATACTAAGACTGCTCATGCTGAATGCTGCTAAGCGCGTCACCAAAGAAGAAATTAGCCTTAAGATCCTCGGTAAACCCCTACAGGCGTTCGACCGCAGTATCGACATGCATGTCAGTAATTTGCGCAAAAAAATCGCAGGTGCAGCGCATGATGAGAAAATAAAAACCATTCGTGGTGTCGGTTACATGTTGCTGCTCAACAAAGAATAG
- a CDS encoding ATP-binding protein, which yields MLSNVLKRVNPARAIMGRLFLWFWVTFIVTALLAIWGSRVFFEELEVVDVKPRDVAELNAISQRLARPRLADASLLELLNRSSRGLRGRLAAINIATEELTIAGGPPLRANDKRDLQRLVSQSSPIAIKRGAIKLVGPVFFERNGERYALFSAKFDMPERKAPPVLLFLIIALVTTTVLSWLFARTLTNPILHIQGSVKKLAGGDWHTRVDKAANRQDELGQLARDFNTMAEQLESMWGAQKRLLADVSHELRSPLARLQMALGLAHQQNVDPETLKRVEREADRMEALIGQLLALSRAEAGEVSLQTMPLSLALNDVFTDANFEAANSNKQLLIQAIPEYTVCVDSMMLCRAVENVLRNAIRHSHYLTEVSFNADATHWFIHITDDGDGLSKEECERIFAPFYRASLARERESGGVGLGLSIAKAAVELHHGRITAAPANKGGLHVTLAFKKQ from the coding sequence ATGCTTAGCAACGTTCTAAAGAGAGTAAATCCAGCCCGCGCAATTATGGGGCGGCTTTTCTTATGGTTTTGGGTGACGTTTATAGTCACAGCACTTCTTGCCATTTGGGGAAGCAGGGTGTTTTTTGAAGAGCTCGAAGTCGTTGATGTCAAACCTCGTGACGTTGCCGAGCTTAACGCTATATCACAGCGATTAGCACGCCCGCGACTAGCGGATGCATCGTTATTAGAACTACTCAATCGTAGCTCACGGGGATTGCGCGGACGCTTAGCTGCAATCAACATTGCCACAGAGGAACTGACTATTGCTGGTGGGCCGCCGCTTCGCGCAAATGACAAGAGAGATTTGCAGCGCTTGGTTAGTCAATCCTCTCCCATTGCGATTAAACGCGGGGCAATCAAACTCGTTGGCCCAGTCTTCTTTGAGCGAAACGGCGAAAGATATGCACTGTTCTCAGCTAAATTCGATATGCCAGAAAGAAAAGCACCACCAGTGCTGTTATTTCTTATTATCGCGCTTGTCACAACCACCGTACTGAGTTGGCTATTTGCTCGAACATTGACTAATCCAATCTTACATATTCAAGGCTCAGTAAAAAAACTCGCAGGGGGTGATTGGCATACGCGGGTTGACAAGGCCGCTAACCGACAAGACGAGCTAGGGCAACTTGCCCGCGACTTTAATACCATGGCAGAACAGCTGGAATCGATGTGGGGGGCGCAAAAGCGTCTTCTCGCCGATGTGTCGCATGAATTGCGCTCGCCACTCGCGCGACTTCAAATGGCTTTGGGATTAGCACATCAGCAAAACGTAGATCCTGAAACGCTGAAGCGTGTGGAGCGTGAGGCTGACAGAATGGAAGCGCTGATTGGGCAACTACTCGCGTTGAGCCGTGCCGAGGCCGGAGAAGTGTCGCTTCAAACGATGCCGCTTAGTCTTGCCCTAAATGACGTGTTTACCGATGCGAATTTTGAGGCAGCAAATTCTAATAAGCAGCTGCTCATACAAGCGATTCCTGAGTATACCGTGTGTGTGGATAGCATGATGTTATGCAGAGCGGTTGAAAATGTTCTGCGTAATGCAATTCGCCATAGTCACTATCTGACCGAAGTATCCTTTAATGCCGATGCAACACATTGGTTTATTCACATAACCGATGATGGCGATGGTTTGTCAAAAGAGGAATGCGAACGCATATTTGCACCATTTTACAGAGCCTCTTTAGCCCGAGAGCGGGAGTCTGGTGGCGTTGGATTAGGTTTATCCATTGCAAAAGCGGCGGTTGAGTTGCATCATGGAAGGATAACGGCCGCACCCGCGAATAAAGGTGGTCTTCACGTTACACTTGCCTTTAAAAAGCAATAG
- a CDS encoding alpha/beta fold hydrolase, which translates to MNWTFTSEHNLATTFATQINPFWRDNVTEGAFTGKDDINVRYAYCVPESPKSTIVISSGRIESYLKYKEFIYDLYQNGFAVFILDHRGQGLSGRMTHDPQHGYVASFDDYVDDLITFVDTIVKPLQQGDLQLVCHSMGGAIGALTLIRMPNLFTRAVLASPMFGIKPALPNWLANGLIRTGLAVNRMKKRDSGYFFGQTPYIAFPYSLNKLTHSKTRYSLFRELYDEEQEIQLGGVTTEWLKAAHEAMNTIESSARAITTPTLLLSADGDSIIDNKRQRRVAQQMPNTTLEIIPRAYHELFTESDDIRERTLARVLDFLSAN; encoded by the coding sequence ATGAACTGGACGTTCACATCTGAACACAACTTAGCAACGACATTTGCCACGCAAATAAATCCTTTCTGGCGAGATAATGTAACCGAAGGCGCATTTACCGGCAAAGATGACATTAATGTTCGCTACGCGTACTGTGTTCCAGAGTCGCCAAAGTCCACCATAGTGATTAGCTCTGGGCGTATAGAGTCGTACCTAAAGTACAAAGAGTTTATCTACGACCTTTACCAAAATGGGTTTGCCGTTTTTATTCTTGATCATCGGGGGCAAGGTCTTTCTGGCCGAATGACCCATGATCCTCAGCATGGTTATGTGGCCAGTTTTGATGACTATGTCGATGACTTAATAACGTTTGTCGATACTATCGTAAAGCCGCTACAACAGGGTGATTTACAGTTAGTATGTCACTCGATGGGGGGGGCAATCGGTGCATTGACACTTATTCGGATGCCTAACCTCTTTACAAGAGCGGTATTAGCTTCACCGATGTTTGGCATCAAACCAGCGCTCCCTAATTGGCTTGCAAACGGGCTAATTCGAACTGGGTTAGCCGTAAACCGAATGAAGAAGCGAGACTCGGGCTACTTCTTCGGTCAAACACCTTATATTGCATTTCCCTATTCACTGAATAAGCTTACCCACAGTAAAACGCGATATAGCTTATTTAGAGAGCTCTACGACGAAGAACAAGAAATTCAGCTTGGCGGCGTGACGACTGAATGGTTAAAAGCGGCGCATGAGGCGATGAATACCATAGAGAGCAGTGCGCGAGCCATTACAACGCCAACCCTATTATTAAGTGCTGATGGCGACAGCATTATCGACAATAAACGACAACGCCGTGTAGCCCAACAAATGCCAAACACAACACTAGAAATCATACCGCGCGCTTATCACGAACTCTTTACTGAATCTGATGACATCAGAGAGCGTACACTTGCCCGCGTACTAGATTTCTTATCTGCTAATTAG
- the trmL gene encoding tRNA (uridine(34)/cytosine(34)/5-carboxymethylaminomethyluridine(34)-2'-O)-methyltransferase TrmL, with protein sequence MLDIVLYQPEIPPNTGNIIRLCANSGFTLHLIEPLGFDWDDKRVRRAGLDYHEFAHVKRHADLDAYLEDAKPNRVFACTTKGKAFHSDVQYKKGDALLFGPETRGLPNEVIEALPPEQRVRIPMLPDSRSMNLSNAVSVFVYESWRQFGYEGAR encoded by the coding sequence ATGTTAGATATCGTCCTTTATCAGCCAGAAATTCCACCTAATACCGGAAATATCATTCGTTTGTGTGCCAATAGCGGTTTTACTCTGCACCTAATTGAACCACTTGGTTTTGATTGGGATGATAAGCGCGTTCGTCGCGCTGGCCTTGATTATCATGAGTTTGCGCATGTTAAACGACATGCTGATTTAGATGCATACCTTGAAGATGCTAAGCCTAACAGAGTATTTGCTTGCACAACCAAGGGCAAAGCCTTTCACAGTGACGTGCAATACAAAAAAGGTGATGCGTTATTATTCGGACCAGAAACCCGTGGTTTACCCAATGAGGTTATCGAAGCCTTACCGCCAGAGCAGCGTGTGCGTATTCCAATGCTGCCAGATAGTCGCAGTATGAACTTATCTAACGCGGTGTCAGTGTTTGTGTATGAAAGTTGGCGCCAATTTGGTTACGAAGGGGCACGCTAG